The Brasilonema sennae CENA114 genome includes a region encoding these proteins:
- a CDS encoding response regulator, whose product MQPVPPSFTNIAQSLAALSQQRASGELIFSSGANEWHLYFFLGRLLYATGGVHRVRRWYRALKQDCPNLIFDARNLKENELWEYHLLNESINKNQISLTSAKSIIEKIVEEVLFSLVAHSDLKSVWLPKKLYPIALIEVNQSLYTALDLCKQWRNMGLGTLCPDMAPIFKQFTSEQNLKISKTLFRLRQLINGENTIWDIALHTRQSVTTAATIVQDLAHQGVIELLNVPDLRVPRATISAPSRQKQTQASAVLVGNKTHTSSSQILPNPSTKTDSHQTPKLMGLSTDNTTPDSIFDSPKIDLIQPKEITSFQTPELTEPSKENNRPQSTFDSPKIELIQPKETASIVAYIDDSQSENLIMSEILKLAGYRYVNIQDPVTALPILLEYKPNLIFLDLIMPIANGYEICTQIRRVSAFKNTPVVIVTSSDGIIDRVRSKIVGSSGFLAKPITKEKVLKVLQKHLPTPLAVQSTHLQTVQV is encoded by the coding sequence ATGCAACCAGTCCCTCCAAGCTTCACGAATATTGCTCAAAGCTTAGCAGCGTTAAGTCAGCAACGAGCTAGTGGAGAACTAATTTTTTCATCAGGGGCTAACGAGTGGCATCTGTATTTCTTCTTAGGACGTTTGCTATATGCTACGGGAGGAGTTCACCGTGTTCGACGTTGGTATAGAGCACTAAAGCAAGATTGCCCTAACTTGATATTTGATGCTCGTAATTTGAAAGAGAATGAACTGTGGGAATATCACTTACTGAACGAAAGTATTAATAAAAACCAGATAAGTCTGACGAGTGCAAAAAGTATTATTGAAAAAATAGTTGAAGAGGTTTTATTTAGCTTAGTAGCTCATTCAGACTTGAAAAGCGTTTGGTTGCCTAAAAAACTGTATCCTATTGCCCTAATAGAAGTAAATCAATCGTTATACACAGCCCTTGATCTGTGCAAGCAATGGCGAAACATGGGTTTAGGAACACTTTGCCCTGACATGGCACCGATTTTTAAACAATTTACTTCTGAACAAAATTTAAAAATCTCTAAAACTCTCTTCCGTCTCAGGCAACTCATTAATGGTGAAAACACAATTTGGGATATCGCCTTACACACCAGACAAAGTGTGACAACTGCGGCAACAATTGTACAGGATTTAGCCCATCAGGGTGTTATAGAACTCTTAAACGTCCCAGACTTAAGAGTTCCCAGAGCAACGATATCAGCGCCCTCCAGGCAAAAACAAACCCAAGCTTCAGCTGTTTTAGTTGGGAACAAAACACATACTTCATCGTCTCAAATCTTACCCAACCCCTCAACAAAAACTGACTCCCATCAAACTCCAAAGTTAATGGGACTGAGTACGGATAACACTACTCCTGACTCTATCTTTGACTCTCCAAAAATAGACTTGATTCAACCTAAAGAGATTACCTCCTTTCAAACTCCAGAGTTAACGGAACCGAGTAAGGAGAACAATCGCCCTCAGTCAACCTTTGACTCTCCAAAAATAGAATTGATTCAACCTAAAGAGACTGCCTCAATAGTCGCCTACATAGATGATAGCCAAAGCGAGAATCTCATAATGAGCGAGATTCTAAAGCTAGCTGGCTATAGGTATGTCAATATTCAAGACCCAGTCACAGCACTGCCAATTTTGCTAGAGTACAAACCAAATCTCATTTTCTTAGACTTAATCATGCCGATCGCCAACGGGTATGAAATCTGTACTCAAATTCGCCGCGTATCAGCTTTCAAAAATACGCCAGTAGTTATTGTTACTAGCAGTGACGGTATAATTGATAGAGTGAGATCAAAGATAGTTGGCTCCTCTGGCTTTTTAGCAAAGCCCATTACCAAAGAAAAGGTACTAAAAGTTTTACAGAAGCATCTACCAACTCCTCTGGCTGTGCAATCAACTCATCTACAAACAGTTCAAGTTTAG